The window TCTTCAAGCTCAATACCAGGCCATTTCGTGAAAACGTCACCGAGAAGCTTGTGGAACCTTGCCGAAGGAACAAGTTCAGGTGCGTTCTTCATCAGGTAAAAACTCATGAACGAGGCTTCAAGTCCGGTCACGACACCAAGGGAATCAAAATCGAAATCTTTGCCGACCTTAACAGCCGCCTGGCGGTTCTTTTCATAGTCAAAGAAGATATCTTTTGCAGTATAGCCGGAATAGTGCGCATGGAAAAGGATAACAAGGGATGTCACCGGGACTCTGTCAGGAGTTTTGCAGTTTATTTTATCCTCTATCCTTGCAAGCCTCTCACGGAACAGTTCACTGTGTTCCATAATTATCACGCCCCCACAAGCTTTCTGAACTTCTTTACACCCGATGTTGCATCATCCGACCATTCGTCGGCACCGGTGTACTTCATGGTCTCTTTGTCTGTCCTTCCGCCGCCTACGACAATCTTTACCTTGTCGCGAAGACCGGCTTCCTTTATCTTCTCGACAATATTCTTCATTGACTCGGTGGCTTCGGTCAGAAGTCCGCTTAATGCAACGATGTCAGGGTTGTTCTCCCTGATTGCGTTGATATATGAATCAGCAGGCTGGTCCACTCCAAGGTCTATGACCTTAAAGCCCTCAGCTTCAAGAAGAGCTATGATGATGTTCTTTCCGATGTCGTGAACATCTCCCTCGACAGTTCAGATAACAACTGTTCCGATGTTCTCCATCTGGCTGTCGCCGAATACAGGCTTTAAAACATCCATAATCTGCGAAAGGATTTCACCTGTCATCATAAGGTCTGAAACAAAGAACCTTCCTTCCTCAAATCTTTTACATACGATATCCGTGGCTTTCCTTACATCCTCAATTATGAGTTTTGGGTCTTCCTTGGCTGCAATTCTCTGGTTTAAAATATATGCCTTCTGCAACAAAAAAACGAAAAAATCCACAAAATTTTTGCAACAAAAAAGTTTAAAGGAGATCTTTTGGCAGACGTACTGAAAGTACATTAATTCTTATGTGACGAATGAAAGAGCAAACCAGAAAAGTTCTGATTAAAAAGGTTTAATATAATAAGATATTCAGAATTCCTTTTTTAAATCATTAAATACGAAAACAATCTGGAATGATTTCCAGATAGAATATACTTTTTTCAGACCTGCTTTTTATCCAGGAGCCTTTTAAATTTTCCAACGCCTGAAGTTGCATCATATGACCATTCGTCGGCGCCTGTGTACTTCATGGTCTCTTCGTCCGTCCTTCCGCCACCTACGACAATCTTTACCTTGTCGCGAAGACCGGCTTTTTTTATTTCGTTTATTATATTTTTCATGGACTCGGAGGCCTCGGTTAAAAGTCCGCTCAGTGCAACGATATCGGGATGGTACTCCCTGATGGCATTTATATATGACTCGGGGGGCTGGTTAACACCTAAATCGATGACCCTGAAACCTTCCGTCTCAAGAAGAGCTATAACTATACTCTTTCCGATATCATGGACATCACCTTCTACAGTACCTATAACTACAGTCCCTATGATTTTTTCACGCCTTACACTTAAAACAGGGTTTAAAACCTCCATTATCTGTGAAAGCACTTCACCAGCCATCATAAGGTCTGACACAAGGTAGTCACCGTCCTCAAACCTCTTTCCGACAATTCCCGTAGCTTTCCTTATGTCCTCAATTATATTCTCCAGATCCTCATCGTCAGCAATTCTTTTCTTCAGAATATTAATGCACTTCAGCTCATCAAAATCAACAATTGCATTTATGAATTCATCTCTTCTGTCTGTCATTTTATAACCATTAACCCGCTCTCAGACACACCAATGTGTACCAATTGGGTATCTATAAAGGGTTATACTAATACTTTTTCCATAATAAAACCGGAATAAATAAGTTACACAAGAAATGTTGTATTAGAATAAGATTATTTTCATGGATATTGATGCTTTTTAAGCTTCTGTTCTGTGCAGTATATGTTGCTATCCAAAAATATATATATAAAAACCTTATGCGCCTCACCTCTGAAAATGAGATTAAGCAAACAGATTTAACCGGAATAAAGCCTGAAAACTTAGATAAATCACTACATCGCCAAAAAAGAGAAGCTTGTTAAAAACAGAATTATCCAAAAAAGACCTTTTTCAAAAACGGGATCGAAATCACTGCAAATCTCTAATACCATTTTAACTATTCAACCTGATTTTATGCAAAAAATTAATGGAGGGAACTGCCCCCGCAACATTCAGGATTTACTTTTTTCCTTTGGAAAAGGGTTGACAAAAACCGAAGCAAAAGCTCCGACTCCCAGAAGTACCATTCCGGCAAACAGAGGCATTGCAATGGCGTCGCCGGTGATGTTACCGATAAAATCAATCCAGTAGCCTGAAAGGAAGGCAAAAACTCCCATGCAAACAGTCATTATAGACGTCGACTTTGCAACGACCTCCGGGTTTGCCATAACTCCTATTATCATAAGAACTCCCGGGTACATTATGGAAAATCCTGCCCCGGTCACGGCAATACCAAGTGCCACAATAACGACATTTCCTCCGTAAAACACAAGGCCAAGGCCTGCCGCCATGCAGAAGAGTGCAATTGAAATTATATACCTCCTGGTAATGCTTCTTGTCGAAAGACTACCGAAAAGAGCGCCTGCAATCATCCCTCCTATGGTGTAAAACGAAAGTACAATTCCTGCAACCGTTGAATCTCCAAGCGAATTTTCGGTCATAAAGCTTGACATATTAAGGAGCACAGGATACAAAAGGAGCAGTGCGATTCCGAAGGCTATTGATATCATCCACACTCCGGCAGGGACCTTGACCTTATCCTGCGATTCAGATGACCCCGTTTCACTTACAGACTTTTTCTGCGGTTCCGGCAGAAAAAGCAGGACCAAAACGAACGATGCTATTGCAAAGGCATGAGCCCAGAAACTGGCATGCCACCCGAAACTTGCGAAAAAACCCCCAAAGAACTGGAGGATGATTCCGCCGACATTCATTACTATGGTTCCTACGCCAAGCAGTTTCGCCTGCATATCACCTTCGTAAAAATTCAGTATCAGGGCACTTCCCAGAGGAGAAATCAGCCCGAGACCAAAACCGAAGACTGCACGGTTAATAAGAATTACATAAAAATTATCGAGAAATACCGGAGCTATTCCTCCTATAATAAACAACAGAATTCCAAGAGCTGCAAGAGTCCTGTACTTCATCTTTGACCCGGCTATTACACCCGCGATAACAGATCCTGGGATCATCAGAAGCGATGGGAGATTTGATATCAGGAGAAACGTACTGATGGAAAGGTCGGGGAATGCATCCATAATTACGTTAAGCGCAGGTGTGATAACTCCAAGTCCCATCATCAAAAAAAAGATTGACATTATCGTTATCACTACGACGGGTGAATCAGGATTAAATGCCTGAGATTTATCCATTTCAAACGCCTCCTTAGTACCCGCCGTATTTTATTACTGCATCAACAAGGGCTTTTACGTTTTCAGGCTTCGCACTGCCGGAAATTCCTCCGTCTACACCGGGCGTTACTATCATTCCACCCTCTTTGCAGTCGTCCAGAAGGCTTTTTACGTAAGTTTCCACTTTCTGCGGTGTTCCGGCAATTAAAAGGGAGTTGGGCGGGCCGCTCACAAGGACGAGATGATCTCCCAGGACATCTCTTACCTTTCTCGGGTCGGTTTTGTCAAACAGACCGATTACCTTTCCTTTAGGAAGGTCCAAAAGGCTCTCCAGGTGAGCGTCCTGCCTGCCTTCGAATACAACAAAAGGCGTCTGGCCCATCTTTATTACTTCTTCAAGAACTTCGAGAAGCGAAGGCCAGAAATATTCATCGTAAAGCTTAGGGTTAAGATACTCATTCAGGTGAAGCGGAAACATGCACTGGACGATATCCGTTCCTGCCTGTTTTCTTACCTCCTCGGGAAAAGTCCCGGTGACTTTCGCGGACTCCACCATAACAGGTGTAAGAGCGTCTACTGCCACTTTGACCTTTTCAGGACACCTGTAGAGGTCAAGCGAGAGGTTTTTCATGTCCCTCAAAAAATCGCTGAGGAAATCAAGGGGTGCACTGCTCCATCCTGTCGGAATCAAAGGCACTTCATATTTGCCTGAAAGTTCAGCTGACATTTCTCCCATAACCATGTTGAACTTATTAATCTCGGCACCGAAACTGGTAAGAGCAGCGTTGTATTCGGAAGAGCCCGGGTCATTTAAGGACCTGCATATTCTCGGGAGAAGAACCCTGTTGATGAAATCGTAAGGGTCCTCTGCAAGTTTTGCATATTCATCGGAGGACATTACCTCCCGGCCGATAAACTGGGGAGCTGCATCATCTTCTATCTCGATGCCGGGCCACCTTGTATAGACGTCATTCAGGATTTTATGAAAGGGAGCCTGCATCAGAGCGGCCGAGGGTGCTATCTGGGGTGCATCCTTCATCAGGGCAAGAAAACTGTAAAACCCCGCAACTCCTGTAATGCAGGCCAGAGTATCAAAATTGAAGTCACGGGCGGTCTTTAGGGCCGCATCCTTGTTCTTCAGATAGTCAAGGGTGATGTCCTTTGCAGTATATCCCGCATAGTGTGCATGAAAAAGACTTGTTTCAGCATGAACCGGAACTCTGTCGGGCTCTTTTCCTTTTATTACGGCTTCAAGCCTCTCCAGCCTCTCCGTGTAAAGTTCACCGGGCTCCATTTCAGACCACTTCCGGGTCATCAACAGTTTTTCGTATCTGTAATTCTGTGCACTGTGACTTAAAAAAGTCCAAAAAAGTATTTAGCAACTTTTTTCTTTTGTCTGTCATTAGTATAACCCCGTACTCACCCCTAAGGTGAGATAATTGGGTATCTATAATGAGTTTTACAAATAGTTTATCAGCAAAACTTATATAATGAATTTATTTAGGCAACAATAGTTGTTGTATATAATTATTAATTTATTTTATATATGTTAACGGAGCATGATCCGCAGATATCGTTTGCCCATATACATAAAAATAAATATGTCCAGGCATACGCGCTTTATTTTAGATAAATAATAGAATAAAAAGCATAATTAAATTTTTTAGGACTTTTTCTATGATATTAAGAATAATTTTAATACACAACCATCTAAAAATCAGGTTTGATATATAAAAAGATTCATTTCAACAATATGGCGCACCAGATGACATAGAATCATATCACAGACAGTTTACAAAGAAATTTTTAAAAATATGCGCCACAGCCGGCACTCACAGAAAAAGTGTCATAAAAAGAGCAAATTAATCAGGAAGATTCTCCTGACTTATTTGCAACGTCGTTTTTCGGGTACGGGTTGATGAATATCGAGATTACAGCACAGACAGCAACGATTA of the Methanomicrobium sp. W14 genome contains:
- a CDS encoding uroporphyrinogen decarboxylase family protein, whose protein sequence is MTRKWSEMEPGELYTERLERLEAVIKGKEPDRVPVHAETSLFHAHYAGYTAKDITLDYLKNKDAALKTARDFNFDTLACITGVAGFYSFLALMKDAPQIAPSAALMQAPFHKILNDVYTRWPGIEIEDDAAPQFIGREVMSSDEYAKLAEDPYDFINRVLLPRICRSLNDPGSSEYNAALTSFGAEINKFNMVMGEMSAELSGKYEVPLIPTGWSSAPLDFLSDFLRDMKNLSLDLYRCPEKVKVAVDALTPVMVESAKVTGTFPEEVRKQAGTDIVQCMFPLHLNEYLNPKLYDEYFWPSLLEVLEEVIKMGQTPFVVFEGRQDAHLESLLDLPKGKVIGLFDKTDPRKVRDVLGDHLVLVSGPPNSLLIAGTPQKVETYVKSLLDDCKEGGMIVTPGVDGGISGSAKPENVKALVDAVIKYGGY
- a CDS encoding B12-binding domain-containing protein, giving the protein MQKAYILNQRIAAKEDPKLIIEDVRKATDIVCKRFEEGRFFVSDLMMTGEILSQIMDVLKPVFGDSQMENIGTVVI
- a CDS encoding B12-binding domain-containing protein; translation: MTDRRDEFINAIVDFDELKCINILKKRIADDEDLENIIEDIRKATGIVGKRFEDGDYLVSDLMMAGEVLSQIMEVLNPVLSVRREKIIGTVVIGTVEGDVHDIGKSIVIALLETEGFRVIDLGVNQPPESYINAIREYHPDIVALSGLLTEASESMKNIINEIKKAGLRDKVKIVVGGGRTDEETMKYTGADEWSYDATSGVGKFKRLLDKKQV
- a CDS encoding MFS transporter, which translates into the protein MDKSQAFNPDSPVVVITIMSIFFLMMGLGVITPALNVIMDAFPDLSISTFLLISNLPSLLMIPGSVIAGVIAGSKMKYRTLAALGILLFIIGGIAPVFLDNFYVILINRAVFGFGLGLISPLGSALILNFYEGDMQAKLLGVGTIVMNVGGIILQFFGGFFASFGWHASFWAHAFAIASFVLVLLFLPEPQKKSVSETGSSESQDKVKVPAGVWMISIAFGIALLLLYPVLLNMSSFMTENSLGDSTVAGIVLSFYTIGGMIAGALFGSLSTRSITRRYIISIALFCMAAGLGLVFYGGNVVIVALGIAVTGAGFSIMYPGVLMIIGVMANPEVVAKSTSIMTVCMGVFAFLSGYWIDFIGNITGDAIAMPLFAGMVLLGVGAFASVFVNPFPKEKSKS